In the genome of Mucilaginibacter defluvii, one region contains:
- a CDS encoding M23 family metallopeptidase, with protein MKKGTLFSLSLLFGICLLLFACKRDIDNYLHDRKEAPSMLLESAKIYHMQHLQVDGILKLKPHWKDAWIFKLQDGGSAVVVPSDEHSVNSKDLNIRRFFLFKAGGNQINDGLILELVGQKFDVNANFDLLLKNYNQRTITGFNGAILQYDVNYKAITSAMYKDGVRANAEVSIISQAKTKPIKAGISVGRLKTSACGSYTPVLVGVPPGIADDCQVLFYVQTTTDSDGCIVSQVWNYVSHTCPGTCTSCGVGSGSGSGSGSGSGSGSSTGGPPYGGGGGGTPCAGDPMYRPTIAPTGRGINGGRYGNTRVNSDGTTKFHDGTDIKMTPNTAVVSMYGGIVTDVRSSFTAGQYAENSYGNYVTVQSTLPDGTVVSLKYNHLNGVNVSVGSSVTGGSTIGLSGTTGNAATNGVIPHVHIQAKTLVNGQWQKTNPETYIRTKFDTAGVPTNPCN; from the coding sequence ATGAAAAAAGGAACCTTATTCTCCTTATCACTATTATTTGGTATCTGTTTACTATTATTTGCTTGTAAGCGCGATATCGATAATTACTTACATGACCGTAAGGAAGCGCCGTCCATGTTGCTTGAATCTGCCAAGATTTACCATATGCAGCATTTACAAGTGGACGGTATTTTAAAACTCAAGCCACATTGGAAAGATGCGTGGATATTTAAACTACAAGATGGGGGTAGCGCCGTAGTTGTTCCATCGGATGAACACAGTGTTAATAGTAAAGATTTAAATATCAGACGTTTTTTCCTCTTTAAAGCTGGTGGAAATCAAATTAACGATGGCCTTATACTAGAACTCGTTGGCCAAAAATTTGATGTTAATGCCAACTTTGATTTGTTATTGAAGAATTATAATCAACGTACCATAACCGGTTTTAATGGTGCAATACTTCAATATGACGTAAATTATAAAGCAATTACATCCGCTATGTACAAGGACGGCGTTCGAGCAAACGCAGAAGTAAGTATTATTTCTCAGGCGAAAACTAAACCCATTAAAGCAGGTATAAGTGTAGGTCGTTTAAAAACAAGCGCATGTGGCAGTTATACGCCGGTATTAGTGGGTGTTCCGCCGGGTATTGCCGATGATTGTCAAGTTTTATTTTATGTGCAGACAACCACAGACTCGGACGGTTGTATTGTATCACAAGTATGGAATTACGTAAGTCATACTTGTCCAGGTACTTGTACAAGTTGTGGAGTAGGTAGTGGATCTGGTAGCGGTTCCGGAAGCGGATCCGGTAGTGGTTCAAGTACAGGCGGACCTCCATACGGCGGCGGCGGTGGTGGGACACCTTGTGCAGGTGACCCGATGTACAGACCTACAATTGCACCTACAGGAAGAGGCATTAATGGTGGTCGGTATGGCAATACGAGGGTAAATTCTGACGGAACGACAAAATTTCACGATGGTACAGATATAAAAATGACACCTAACACTGCAGTTGTATCAATGTATGGAGGAATAGTTACAGACGTGAGGAGTTCCTTCACCGCTGGACAATATGCCGAAAATTCATACGGAAATTATGTAACAGTGCAGTCTACACTCCCTGATGGAACGGTTGTCTCGTTAAAATATAATCATTTAAATGGAGTTAACGTAAGTGTAGGAAGTTCGGTGACCGGTGGATCAACCATCGGGCTGTCCGGAACAACGGGCAATGCCGCAACTAATGGTGTGATACCACACGTACACATTCAGGCGAAAACCTTGGTTAACGGCCAGTGGCAAAAAACCAACCCAGAAACTTACATTAGAACAAAGTTTGATACCGCTGGTGTACCAACAAACCCATGTAATTAA
- a CDS encoding C39 family peptidase — protein MKKGTLFSLSLIFGLCLLLFACKRDIDNYLHDRKEAPSMLLESAKIWYMQHLQMDGTLKLKPYWKDAWTVKSTSGKTLILVPAPENHIDNKDISIRRFFIFGGNGTSVNNGTIVELLGVKYDVNDQFDFLLKNYDRDNITGFNGDIIQYDLNYHLLSTSSFKKGIRTNNLTTIESGSAILNRGVVFGRPGLKTNTTCEPITPINIGFPATFCTGGTIYYSVERAYDGQCITSEVRTYMYTVCPGSSSGSNGSGSGSGSGSNSGGVGGPPYGGVVVTVGDADHRLPNSNKLPPSSTTDTQFPNLCVFKSMEWVAKYFDSNATEHSILQAYCNSKVTDGVTYGAIFLNVVQNGINSTEVPALVSKYFNYTESISTIESAINAGHPLLASILVGPNSGHEVMITGYNDDGTIEYFDPQIGTYFEKQPNQFYNLIEITSKK, from the coding sequence ATGAAAAAAGGAACCTTATTTTCTTTATCATTAATTTTTGGCTTGTGCCTGCTATTATTTGCATGCAAGCGCGATATAGATAATTACTTACATGATCGTAAGGAAGCGCCGTCAATGCTACTGGAATCAGCCAAAATCTGGTACATGCAACATTTGCAAATGGATGGCACATTGAAGCTAAAACCTTATTGGAAAGATGCCTGGACGGTTAAGTCAACATCTGGCAAAACATTAATATTAGTGCCCGCGCCCGAAAATCACATAGACAATAAAGATATTAGTATAAGGCGTTTTTTCATATTTGGCGGAAACGGTACATCTGTTAATAATGGTACTATAGTAGAATTGCTTGGGGTAAAATATGATGTTAACGATCAGTTTGATTTCTTATTGAAAAACTATGATCGCGATAACATCACGGGTTTTAACGGTGATATAATTCAGTATGATTTAAATTACCACCTTTTGTCAACAAGTAGTTTTAAAAAGGGAATTCGTACAAACAACCTTACAACCATAGAAAGCGGCTCCGCTATTTTAAATAGAGGAGTTGTGTTTGGAAGACCAGGTTTGAAAACTAACACAACTTGCGAACCGATTACCCCAATAAACATCGGCTTTCCTGCTACTTTTTGCACGGGAGGAACTATATACTATTCTGTAGAGCGTGCTTATGACGGTCAATGTATCACATCAGAAGTTAGAACGTACATGTATACCGTATGCCCTGGATCAAGTTCAGGATCGAACGGGAGCGGGAGTGGAAGTGGGAGTGGAAGTAATTCTGGTGGTGTTGGCGGACCTCCCTACGGGGGCGTTGTAGTTACCGTTGGTGATGCCGACCACAGATTGCCAAATTCAAATAAGTTGCCTCCATCTTCTACAACTGATACTCAGTTTCCTAATTTATGTGTTTTTAAATCAATGGAGTGGGTAGCCAAGTATTTTGATTCCAACGCAACTGAACATAGCATACTTCAGGCTTATTGCAATTCGAAGGTAACCGATGGAGTCACCTATGGCGCCATATTTCTCAATGTTGTTCAGAATGGTATCAATTCGACGGAAGTTCCTGCGTTAGTTTCAAAGTATTTCAATTATACAGAATCAATAAGCACTATTGAAAGTGCGATCAACGCCGGTCATCCATTGTTGGCATCAATACTTGTTGGGCCAAATAGTGGTCATGAAGTGATGATAACCGGTTATAATGATGATGGGACAATTGAGTATTTTGATCCCCAAATTGGTACTTATTTCGAAAAACAGCCTAACCAGTTTTATAATTTAATTGAAATTACTAGTAAAAAATAA